The sequence GGGTGATGGAGATTCCTTGCACGGACTGCGCTGGGCGACGCCGGAACCGTGGACGGCCCTGCTCGAACAAGCCCCCGTCACCCAGGCGAGGCTGGCGGTCTGCGACTTCGCCGGAGAGCCTCTCGTCGCGGCGCCCGTGCTCGTCGGCGAACTCGACCAGATGCACGGTGAGCGCTGGCTCGCCGTGGGCGATGCGGCCTGCACCCATGACCCGCTGTCCGCCCAGGGTATCTTCAGCGCGCTGGACTCCGCGCTCCTCGCCGCCGAAGCCCTGGAGCAATACCTGCGCGGTGAAGCGGATGCGCTCAGCGCCTACGAGCAAACGCTTCATCTGCGCTTCGACGACCACCTGCACAGGCGAAGCTGCACCTACCGCGAGGAGCAACGGTGGCCCGACGCGCCCTTCTGGAAGAACCGGCACACCGCCTTCCCCGCCCTGATGCCCGCCGCGGGGCAGCGCTCCGAGACAGCGCCCACCGGGCTCGCGCCATGAGGCACCGCGCTGCCCCGGCGCCTCTCAGAAAATCCAGAGGCGCTCCTTGGGGAACGCGAGCGTGTAGGCCCCCGGGGCCAACGACTGGCGCGTCGAGGCGCGCAGTGTCTGCCCTGCGGCATGGAACTGGTGCTCCCAGCGCCCGCCCACGTAGATGGAGCTCACCAGCGCGGCCGGGAGCCGGTTCTCCCCGGGCCCGGATGCCAGTTGGAGCTCCTCCACGCGGATGACGCCGGTGGCCGTGTCGCCACCGGAGCCGTCCCCACGCAGCAGGCCCCACAATGACTGGCTTCCCACCTGGAGCCGCGCCTCGCCGTCGCGCCGCTCCACCACGCGGCCGGACAAGGTGTTGTTCACCCCCATGAAGTCGGCGGCGAACAGGCTCCGGGGCTCCGTGTAGAGCTGCTCCGGCGTCCCGTCCTGCACCATCCGCCCACCGTCCAGCAGCATGATGCGGTCGGCGATGGCCATGGCCTCCACCTGGTCATGGGTGACGAAGAGCGCGGTGAGCCCCAGCCGCTTGATGAGCGCGCGAATCCACACGCGCGCCTCCTCCCGCAGCTTCGCGTCCAGGTTGGACAAGGGCTCATCCAGGAGCACCAGCGGCGGCCCGTAGACGAGCGCCCGCGCCAGCGCCACCCGCTGCTGCTGCCCACCGGAGAGCTGGCTGGGGAACCGGTCGCCATACCCCTCCAGGCCCACACCCTGGAGCACCTCGCGCACGGCCCGCTCCACCTGCTCGCGGGGCTGCTTGCGCAGCCGCAGGCCGTAGGCCACGTTGTCGAACACCGTCTTGTGCGGCCACAGCGCGTAGGACTGGAACACCAGCCCCAGGTCACGCCGCTCTGGCGGCAGGTTCACCTTCGCAGCCGCGTCGAACACTGTGCGCTCGCCGATGTGGATGCGCCCTCGCACCGGCGTCTCCAGTCCGGCGACGGAGCGCAGCAGCGTGGACTTGCCGCTGCCGGAGCGGCCCAGCAGCGCCACCACTTCGCCATCTCGGAAATCGGCGGTGATGCCCTTCAGGATGTCATTCGCGCCGAGCCGGACGTGGAGGTCCTCGACGAACAACCGGGCCATGCGGTGACTTCCTTCCGGACAGGGAGCGCGTCCGGCCGGCATCGTGCGACAGCTCGCGGAAGGGGGCCAGCGCCAGCGCGCCCTGAACGGGTGCTCCAGCGCCTCCACCGGCAACCGAGACACTCGGAGACGGAGCGAGTCCAGCAGGAAGGGCGCGTCGCGGCGGCGCTCCCGCCTCAGTGGACGCGACGGGGACCGGCACCGGCCACGGGCGCCCGGCTGGCGACCTTCGACCAGGTGACGCGGAAGGTGGCCGCCGTGCCGTCGAAGGCGATGGGCTTCACCTCCACATGCCCCGCGCCCGCCGACCGCAGCGTCTCCGCCAGAAAGCCCGCCGCGAAGTCCGGCGTGTCCGCCGTGACGTCCTTCATCCACAGCGTGGCGCTGTCCTGCGTGGACTCCTCCACGCGGACCTCATTGAAGTTGTTGCCGGCGCGGACGTTGTACGGCACCCGCTCCAGCGTGCGCCGCGGCCCCAACTGCGTGACGAGCGACAGGCTGGCCCGGCCCACCGACGTCTGCCGGAAGCCCTGGAGGAAGCGCGCGCCCAACGCGAAGCTGGCCTCGTGCGGTGGCAGGGTCGGGAAGACATCCTGCGCCGCCACGCGCAGGAAGGCGCGCCACTGCTCCAATGTGTACTGGGGGCGCAGCGGCTCCGACAGGTCGAGCCCCACCGCCTTCAAGCGCTGGCGTCCATCCCGGGTGAGATACGGCCCGAGCGCCCGCACGAAGAGCGCTTCCACGGACTGAGCGAAAATGAGCTTCTCTGACGCCATGCACGGAAGGTGGTAGCGGCAACCCCAAACGGGGAGTCGTGAGGTGCCCCAACCGTCAGCTACTCATCAACGTGGCAGGCGAATGAGGAAGGTCGTGCCCTCCGTCGCACTGGAGGCCACCTGCGCGTCCCCGTCATGCGCCCGGACAATCTGCCGGGTGATGTAGAGCCCCAGGCCCAGGCCGCTGGGCGCGCCCGCGTCACTGGCCGCGCGCCGGCCCCGTCGCCAGGCGCCGAAGACATGGGGCAGGTCCTCGGCGGGGATGGGCGTGCCACGGTTGTGGATGCGCAGCACCACCTCGCGCTCGGAGCCCTCGGCGCCCACCCACACGGTGCTCTCCGCCGGGCTGTACTTCAACGCGTTGGCCACCAGGTTGCCCACGGCCTGCTCCAGGCGGTCGGAGTCCCACTTCCCCAGGCCATCGCCCTTGGACTCCAGCTCCACCACCCGGCCAGGATGGCTGGCGCGCAGCTCGTCCACGGTGCGGCGCACCACCTCGAACACGTCGCACGGCGAGCGCACCACCGGAATGCCACCGCCCAGCCGCGAGCGCGCGAAGTCCAGCAGTTGGCGAATCATCCGGTCCATGCGCTCGGCGCTGGTGAGGATGCGCTCGGTGAGCATGCCCTGGCGCTCGTCCAGCCCACCCTTGCGCCGCAGCTGCTGCGCGGACATGGACAGCGCGTTGAGCGGGTTGCGCAGGTCATGCCCCAACATGCCGATGAACTGCTCGCGGAACTCCTCCGCGCTGCGCGACTCCGTGACGTCCCGCAGGGAGGACATCACCGCCAGCACCTCGCCGCCGGCCCCCAGCGCGGGCGACAGGACGTAGTCGAAGTACCGCGGGCCCCGGTCCGATCCCAAGACCATGGTGCCGCGCTGCACCTGCCCCGTGCGAAGGGCCACCCGCACCTGTTCGAGGTACGGCGTCAGCGCCCCATCCGCGGCCTGCAGCTCATCCAGTGTCCTGCCCGGTGCATGCACGGCGTGGCTGCCGCGTGAGGCATACAGGGACTGATTGGCCGACAGGACGCGCCCGGTCTCGTCGTAGAGCGCGATGGGGTCCGCCGCGCAGGAGATGGCCAACTCCAGGAGCTGGCGCTGGTGCACCACCTCGCGGGACAGCTCCTTCACCTCGCGCTCGGCCTGGCGCAGCCGGAGCAGCGCGTGGACCTGGGCCACCAGCTCCTCCGGGTCCACCGGCGCCACCAGGTAGCCGTCCGCGCCGCGCTCCAAGCCCTGCGCCCGATCGCCCGGCCCCACGGCCTGTGCGGACAGGTGGAGCACCAGGACACCCTGTGTGCGAGGCGTCTCCTTCAACCTCCGGCACACCTCCAGGCCGCTGATGTCCGGCAGCCGCACGTCCAGGATGACCAGGTCCGTGTCCTCGGTCACCAGGGCAAGCGCCTCCATCCCGGAGGCGGCGTCCACGACGCGGAAGCCCGCGAGCTCCAGCACGCGGGAGGTGACATAGCGGCTGGCCGCGTCGTCGTTGACGTTGAGGATGAGCGCGGAAGTGGGAGGCATACGGAGGTGTGTGGGCCAGGCTCTTTCGTAGCCGCGCCTCCGCCTGAACGCCAGATGTTACGGGCACCAACAGGCGCGCTGTCGGGGCGGGCAGACAAGCGCCTGTCCAGGAACCCAGCAAAAAGTTCATGGCCAGTGCCGAACGCGCCGTTTCGCGATAGGGAAGGCCGCATGCGTCCTCCCTGTCGCCCTCTTCCCGCGGACGGCCGCTTCCTCCAGGCCGTGGGTCCCACTCCGCTCGTCCCCGTACGTCTCCACGAGGAGGGCCCCACCATCTGGTGCAAGCTGGAGTTCCTCAACCCCAGCGGCTCCACCAAGGACCGCATCGCGCGCTACATGCTGGAGAAGGCGTGGCGCCAGGGGGAGCTCGTCCCCGGCGGCGAGGTCATCGAGGCGTCCAGCGGCTCCACGAGCATCGCCCTGGCGCTGGCTTGCGCCCAGATGGGCCTGCGCTTCACGGCGGTGATGCCGGAGGGAGTCACCGGGGAGCGCATCCTCACCATCCGCGCCTATGGGGGTGACGTGGTGCTGGTGCCGCGCGAAGCCGGCGTGCACGGCGCCATCGTGAAGGCGGAGGAGCTGGCGCGTGAGCGCAAGGCCTTCGCGCCGCGTCAGTTCGAGAACCTGGACAACGCCGAGGCCCACCGGGTGTGGACGGGCCAGGAGATTCTGTCGCAAATCCCGGGCGGGCTGGTGCACGGCGTGGTCAGCGGCGTAGGCACGGGCGGCACCGTGGTGGGCCTGTACCAGGCCTTCGCGGAAGCAGGCTGTCCGGTGACGGCCTTCGTGGCGCGCCCCATCGCCGGCCTGGGCTGCGACATCGAATGTTGCAGCTTCAGCCCCCGCGTCCCGGGCGTGGTGGATGGCATGTCCCGGCTGTACCGCGAGGCGGACATGCCGGGCCGCGTTGAAATCGACGTGTCGGACGACGTCGCCATGAGCACCGCCAGGGCGCTCATCCGCCGCGGCTTCCCGGTGGGGCCGTCGTCCGGCCTCAACTACGTCGCCGCGGTGGAAGCCGCGAAGCGACTGGGCCCGGGGGCGCAGGTGGTGACGGTGTTCCCCGACCGCATGGAGCGCTACTTCTCCACCGAGCTCATCCAGCCCAAGCCCGTGCCAACACGCGGCGCGGCATGAGTTGAATGGGAATGGCGCGGCGCGTGCGGAGTTGCACGCGCCGTCACGCCGCGCTATCTGCTGGGCAAGCCCACGCTCATGCTCGTCCGAGTCCTGACATTGCTGGTGGTCCTGGGGCTGCCTCCCATCGCGGGGGCGGCCGAGGGGCTGTTCCATCTCTGCCAGGGCACGGTGAAGCTGGACCTGACGTGTGTCTGCCCCCAGTCGAAGCGGACGAAGGCCGCGCCCGACGCTCAGGAAGCGGGCATCCGTGGCAACCACCACGACTGCTGCGGCGAACTCGCCGTGCAGCTCCCGGCGCCAGAGCCCGTCACCGCGAGCGCACGCCATGCGTGGGCGCTGACGCCCCTGGCGGTGCTTCCCCAGGCTGTCCCCGTGGTGCCGCCAGCGCCCGAGGCCCTGCCCACGTCGTGGGTGCGCATCCGGGGCGTGCATCGCGCCACCGCGCCGCCGCTGTACCTGCAGCACTGCTCCTACCTCATTTGAGACGTCCGGCCCGCATGCGCTGAGGCCTGGCGGGTGGACGTGTGTCCACCGGCCGGATTCCGCCCGCCGCCGGTGACGTCCTTCTCCCGGCGACAGGCTCGTATCCCGTCATCTGGAGCAGGAAGTCATGTCGTCCCATGGAACCTGGAGGCGGTCCGCCACGCGGGCCGTGCTCGCCACCGGCGTCGCTGTGTGGCTGGGCCCCGGCGCGGCCGGAGCCAATGAGCAGCGGTATCAATCCCAACTCGAAGCCATTGCCCGGCAGGCACCGGAGGCACAGGCATCCGAGCCCTTCACGAGCGCCACCGTGCTGGAGCGCGCGGAGCTGGTGCGGCAGGTGCTCGCGCGCAACCCCTCACTGGAAGCAGCGCGTGAGGCGTGGCGCGCCAGTCTCGAACGCTACCCGCGTGAGACGGCGCTCGAAGACCCGATGCTGACCTATGAAGTCGCGCCGCTGAGCATCACGGGCAGCGTGCCCTTCGGACAGGTCGTGGGGCTGAGCCAACAGCTCCCCTTCCCCGGCAAGCGCGGCCTGCGAGGGGAGATGGCGCTGGCGGAAGCGCAGGCGATGCGCGAGGACCGCGAGGCCCTGCGTCTGCGCCTGGCCCTCACGGCCTCCACGCTCTTCGATGACTTGTTCGTCGTGGAGCGCTCGCTCGACGTCACGGCGGAGCACCTGCGGCTGCTCGGGCAGCTCAAGAAGAGCGCGGAGGCCCAATACGTCACCGGCCGCGCCTCGCAGCAGGATCCGCTCCAGGCGGAGGTGGAGCTGAGCGAGGTGCTGCGCGAACAGGTGATGTTCGAAGCCGAGCGCGAGCGGCTTCGCGCCCAGCTCAACGGCCTGCTGCACCGCGCCCCCCAGGCACCGCTGCCGCCACTGCCGGAAGCCATGCCCACGCATGCCGCGGAGTCCGTGCCCGCCGAACGGCTGCAAGACGAAGCGCTGCGCCTGCGCCCGGAGCTGGAGGGCCTGCGGGCCCGGCTCGGTGGTGGCGAGGCCGCCGTCCGGCTCGCGAAGCGCGACTACTACCCGGATGTCATGGTGATGGGTGAGTACAACTCCATGTGGATGGACACGCCCCACCAGTTCATGGCGGGCGTCACCCTCAACATCCCGCTCGACTTCGGCAAGCGGAAGGCCGCTGTGCGGGAGGCCGAATCCGGCCTGAAGCGCCTGCGCCGGGAGGAAGAGCAGCTCATCTCCGACATCCGCGTCGAGGTGGAGCAGGCGCGCTCGCGCGCCGAGGAGGCTCGGCGCGTGGTGGCGCTCTTCCAGGAGCGGCTCATCCCCGCGGCGAAGGACCAGGTGTCCGCCGCCCGCGCGGGCTTCGAGAGCGGCAAGAACAGCTTCCAGGTCCTCATCGAGGCGGAGCGCGGCCTGCGCCGCGTGGAGCTGCGTGAACAGACAGCCCTGGCGGACGTGCAGCGCCGCCGGGCGGAGTTGGACAAGGCCATGGGCCACACCCCGGGACTGCCCCGGAACGGAGAGACGCGATGAGCCCCCCGAACCGCCGCCGCATCGCCCCCTGGCTGGGAGTGGTTGCCCTCGCCGTCCTCGTCGCCGTGGCCTGGAAGCCCCTCG is a genomic window of Myxococcus virescens containing:
- a CDS encoding ABC transporter ATP-binding protein, with protein sequence MARLFVEDLHVRLGANDILKGITADFRDGEVVALLGRSGSGKSTLLRSVAGLETPVRGRIHIGERTVFDAAAKVNLPPERRDLGLVFQSYALWPHKTVFDNVAYGLRLRKQPREQVERAVREVLQGVGLEGYGDRFPSQLSGGQQQRVALARALVYGPPLVLLDEPLSNLDAKLREEARVWIRALIKRLGLTALFVTHDQVEAMAIADRIMLLDGGRMVQDGTPEQLYTEPRSLFAADFMGVNNTLSGRVVERRDGEARLQVGSQSLWGLLRGDGSGGDTATGVIRVEELQLASGPGENRLPAALVSSIYVGGRWEHQFHAAGQTLRASTRQSLAPGAYTLAFPKERLWIF
- a CDS encoding sensor histidine kinase; amino-acid sequence: MPPTSALILNVNDDAASRYVTSRVLELAGFRVVDAASGMEALALVTEDTDLVILDVRLPDISGLEVCRRLKETPRTQGVLVLHLSAQAVGPGDRAQGLERGADGYLVAPVDPEELVAQVHALLRLRQAEREVKELSREVVHQRQLLELAISCAADPIALYDETGRVLSANQSLYASRGSHAVHAPGRTLDELQAADGALTPYLEQVRVALRTGQVQRGTMVLGSDRGPRYFDYVLSPALGAGGEVLAVMSSLRDVTESRSAEEFREQFIGMLGHDLRNPLNALSMSAQQLRRKGGLDERQGMLTERILTSAERMDRMIRQLLDFARSRLGGGIPVVRSPCDVFEVVRRTVDELRASHPGRVVELESKGDGLGKWDSDRLEQAVGNLVANALKYSPAESTVWVGAEGSEREVVLRIHNRGTPIPAEDLPHVFGAWRRGRRAASDAGAPSGLGLGLYITRQIVRAHDGDAQVASSATEGTTFLIRLPR
- a CDS encoding TolC family protein, with translation MSSHGTWRRSATRAVLATGVAVWLGPGAAGANEQRYQSQLEAIARQAPEAQASEPFTSATVLERAELVRQVLARNPSLEAAREAWRASLERYPRETALEDPMLTYEVAPLSITGSVPFGQVVGLSQQLPFPGKRGLRGEMALAEAQAMREDREALRLRLALTASTLFDDLFVVERSLDVTAEHLRLLGQLKKSAEAQYVTGRASQQDPLQAEVELSEVLREQVMFEAERERLRAQLNGLLHRAPQAPLPPLPEAMPTHAAESVPAERLQDEALRLRPELEGLRARLGGGEAAVRLAKRDYYPDVMVMGEYNSMWMDTPHQFMAGVTLNIPLDFGKRKAAVREAESGLKRLRREEEQLISDIRVEVEQARSRAEEARRVVALFQERLIPAAKDQVSAARAGFESGKNSFQVLIEAERGLRRVELREQTALADVQRRRAELDKAMGHTPGLPRNGETR
- a CDS encoding DUF2378 family protein; amino-acid sequence: MASEKLIFAQSVEALFVRALGPYLTRDGRQRLKAVGLDLSEPLRPQYTLEQWRAFLRVAAQDVFPTLPPHEASFALGARFLQGFRQTSVGRASLSLVTQLGPRRTLERVPYNVRAGNNFNEVRVEESTQDSATLWMKDVTADTPDFAAGFLAETLRSAGAGHVEVKPIAFDGTAATFRVTWSKVASRAPVAGAGPRRVH
- a CDS encoding PLP-dependent cysteine synthase family protein: MRPPCRPLPADGRFLQAVGPTPLVPVRLHEEGPTIWCKLEFLNPSGSTKDRIARYMLEKAWRQGELVPGGEVIEASSGSTSIALALACAQMGLRFTAVMPEGVTGERILTIRAYGGDVVLVPREAGVHGAIVKAEELARERKAFAPRQFENLDNAEAHRVWTGQEILSQIPGGLVHGVVSGVGTGGTVVGLYQAFAEAGCPVTAFVARPIAGLGCDIECCSFSPRVPGVVDGMSRLYREADMPGRVEIDVSDDVAMSTARALIRRGFPVGPSSGLNYVAAVEAAKRLGPGAQVVTVFPDRMERYFSTELIQPKPVPTRGAA